A window from Dissulfurirhabdus thermomarina encodes these proteins:
- a CDS encoding nicotinate-nucleotide adenylyltransferase — MTTGVIHGRFQVFHNDHLAYLLAGRDRCDHLVVGITNPDPWSTRRDPADPARSDPAANPLTYYERHRILQAVLLDEGLDPAAFSIVPFPVNFPERWAAYVPLDAVFFLTIYDAWGERKLRLFQDRGLRAEVLWRRPPARKGLSASRVRALIREGGDWEPLVPPAAARVMKALGIPERLRGGVDTHSAPTL; from the coding sequence ATGACCACCGGCGTGATCCACGGCCGCTTCCAGGTCTTTCACAACGACCACCTCGCCTATCTCCTGGCGGGCCGAGACCGGTGCGACCACCTGGTGGTGGGCATCACCAACCCCGATCCCTGGTCCACGCGCCGCGACCCCGCCGACCCGGCCCGGAGCGACCCGGCGGCCAACCCCTTGACCTACTATGAGCGCCACCGGATCCTCCAGGCCGTGCTCCTGGACGAGGGCCTGGACCCGGCCGCCTTCTCCATCGTCCCCTTCCCCGTCAACTTCCCCGAGCGATGGGCCGCCTACGTCCCGCTGGACGCCGTCTTCTTCCTGACCATCTACGACGCGTGGGGGGAACGAAAACTCCGCCTCTTCCAGGACCGGGGCCTCCGGGCCGAGGTCCTCTGGCGGCGGCCGCCGGCCCGGAAGGGGCTCTCGGCCTCCCGGGTCCGGGCACTCATCCGGGAAGGGGGCGACTGGGAACCCCTGGTGCCGCCCGCCGCCGCCCGGGTCATGAAGGCCCTCGGCATCCCGGAACGCCTCCGCGGCGGCGTTGACACCCACTCCGCCCCGACCCTATAG
- a CDS encoding alkaline phosphatase family protein, producing MPERCLLVILDGIGDRAVPSLGHRTPLQAAATPHLDRLAAAGACGLLHADRPGVPLPSENAHFALFGYEPAHFPGRGALEALGAGLPLETGDVAVLARLDHVEAADGLLRLGPELPGAAPGEAEALAAHLGPLETHGLRLAFHPVRGPFGILRIQGGAVPWFTDSDPMTRGAPMLRVRPWAGAPEPEAARRSAAAVEAYLRRALDRLPAHRVNRMRTADGRPPLNTLVTQRPGRAGTAPGFRRRWGLRGLSIGSGLLYKGIAAFLGLDFREDPDGGDPGADLARRLRMAAEAAGHDFVHVHTKAPDQAAHTKTPEEKVRIIETLDRGLGESAVIEDPSLLLVVTADHSTPSMGPLVHSGEPVPVVFHGGGVRRDDVRRFDEVACAAGVLGRLAGRDLMPMILDHLDRAKLRGLMDTPEDQPYWPGDREPWRT from the coding sequence ATGCCGGAACGCTGCCTCCTGGTCATACTCGACGGCATCGGCGACCGGGCCGTTCCGTCGCTGGGCCACCGGACGCCACTCCAGGCGGCGGCCACCCCCCACCTCGACCGCCTGGCCGCGGCGGGGGCCTGCGGGCTCCTCCACGCGGACCGGCCCGGGGTCCCCCTCCCCAGCGAGAACGCCCACTTCGCCCTCTTCGGCTACGAGCCGGCGCATTTTCCGGGGCGGGGGGCCCTCGAGGCCCTTGGGGCGGGCCTCCCGCTGGAGACCGGAGACGTGGCCGTCCTCGCCCGTCTCGACCACGTGGAGGCGGCGGACGGCCTCCTCCGCCTCGGCCCGGAGCTCCCCGGCGCCGCCCCCGGCGAAGCGGAGGCCCTGGCCGCCCACCTGGGCCCCCTGGAGACCCACGGCCTCCGCCTCGCCTTCCACCCCGTCCGCGGTCCCTTCGGCATCCTCCGGATCCAGGGCGGCGCGGTCCCCTGGTTCACCGACTCGGACCCCATGACCCGGGGCGCCCCCATGCTGCGGGTCCGCCCCTGGGCCGGCGCGCCGGAACCCGAGGCCGCCCGCCGGTCGGCGGCGGCCGTGGAGGCCTACCTCCGCCGCGCCCTGGATCGCCTCCCGGCGCACCGCGTCAACCGGATGCGGACGGCCGACGGACGGCCGCCGCTCAATACCCTGGTCACCCAGCGGCCGGGCCGGGCGGGCACCGCCCCCGGCTTTCGGCGCCGGTGGGGCCTCAGGGGGCTCTCCATCGGCTCGGGCCTGCTCTACAAGGGAATCGCCGCCTTCCTGGGGCTCGACTTCCGGGAAGACCCGGACGGCGGCGACCCCGGGGCGGACCTGGCCCGCCGCCTGCGCATGGCCGCCGAGGCCGCCGGCCACGACTTCGTCCACGTCCACACCAAGGCCCCGGACCAGGCGGCCCACACCAAGACCCCGGAAGAGAAGGTCCGGATCATCGAGACCCTGGACCGGGGGCTGGGGGAATCGGCCGTCATCGAGGACCCCTCCCTGCTCCTGGTGGTCACCGCGGACCATTCCACCCCGAGCATGGGACCCCTGGTCCATTCCGGCGAACCGGTGCCGGTCGTCTTCCACGGCGGGGGGGTGCGGCGGGACGACGTCCGCCGCTTCGACGAGGTCGCCTGCGCCGCCGGCGTCCTCGGGCGCCTGGCCGGCCGGGACCTCATGCCCATGATCCTCGACCACCTCGACCGCGCCAAGCTCCGGGGCCTCATGGACACCCCGGAGGACCAGCCCTACTGGCCCGGAGACCGGGAACCCTGGAGGACGTGA
- a CDS encoding PHP-associated domain-containing protein: protein MFRFDLHVHTEHSPCSRLETREILRNARRMGLDGVCITDHDTMAARREVVEGLQDDGLCVVIGMEYTTPEGDFLLFGPFEDLPPGLPAQALLRLVAQVDGAAVAAHPFRRGRGVAEALVRGGLCRVVEGRNGRNTPEEDAAVRPWAEAYGVGLAGGSDAHALHELGRVVTGFHQPVRNRDDLVAQLNRGRFLPLVLHRPVVFPAGPAPRPVHSNLNI from the coding sequence ATGTTCCGTTTCGACCTTCACGTCCACACCGAGCATTCGCCCTGCAGCCGTCTCGAGACGCGGGAGATCCTCCGAAACGCCCGCCGGATGGGGCTCGACGGGGTCTGCATCACCGACCACGACACCATGGCCGCCCGCCGGGAGGTCGTGGAGGGACTCCAGGACGACGGCCTCTGCGTGGTGATCGGCATGGAGTATACTACCCCGGAGGGGGATTTCCTCCTCTTCGGGCCCTTCGAGGACCTGCCGCCCGGGCTGCCGGCCCAGGCCCTCCTGCGCCTCGTCGCCCAGGTGGACGGCGCGGCCGTGGCGGCCCATCCCTTCCGGCGCGGGCGCGGGGTGGCCGAGGCCCTGGTCCGGGGCGGCCTCTGCCGGGTGGTGGAGGGGCGGAACGGTCGCAACACCCCGGAGGAGGACGCCGCGGTCCGGCCCTGGGCCGAGGCCTACGGCGTGGGGCTTGCCGGCGGCAGCGACGCCCACGCCCTCCACGAACTCGGCCGGGTGGTGACGGGCTTCCACCAGCCGGTCCGGAACCGGGACGATCTCGTGGCGCAGCTGAACCGGGGGCGCTTCCTGCCCCTCGTCCTCCACCGGCCCGTCGTCTTTCCGGCGGGTCCCGCACCCCGGCCGGTGCATTCCAACCTTAATATATAG